From Prionailurus viverrinus isolate Anna chromosome B2, UM_Priviv_1.0, whole genome shotgun sequence, the proteins below share one genomic window:
- the LOC125166433 gene encoding galanin receptor type 1-like — MEPRPEPNATFTSGLTATPERLLRLVFAGVCGLILLVGLVANGLMLVVVGRASGAPRPLLALTNSLMVNITLSDLLFLACVVPVLLLSFLRPHWWLGPVLCTASQATNNATMFCTFYSMVATALLRHVAVAWPDVALPSGRGARLLLCGAAWVLGLTASLPTWLFQRVVVEEGAVGAPACLLLLSPAQASCYFSLLGALAFLPCTLGLGCSFGHVGWLLRTRPRGPSGESVREHQENAGLILVVLVVFVLMWGPCSVLGYVAAVGGLPATPGAFVASSLCTILAYSNCAVSPILCFYLSRPFRAGLRDLFCRPRAARHPGGVGGAGMVMESIQPGLNPGPGRPLGSGEGLRR, encoded by the coding sequence ATGGAGCCTAGGCCGGAGCCCAACGCCACGTTCACCTCCGGGCTCACAGCCACACCTGAGCGACTGCTCCGTCTCGTCTTTGCCGGAGTCTGCGGCCTCATCCTGCTGGTGGGGCTGGTGGCCAACGGGCTCATGCTGGTGGTGGTGGGCCGGGCCTCAGGCGCCCCCCGTCCGCTCCTCGCCCTGACCAACAGCCTCATGGTGAACATCACGCTGTCCGACCTGCTCTTCCTGGCCTGCGTGGTGCCCGTGCTGCTGCTCAGCTTCCTGCGGCCCCACTGGTGGCTGGGCCCCGTCCTCTGCACTGCCAGCCAGGCCACCAACAATGCCACCATGTTCTGTACCTTCTACAGCATGGTGGCCACGGCTCTTCTGCGCCACGTGGCCGTGGCCTGGCCCGACGTGGCCCTCCCGTCTGGCCGGGGCGCCCGCCTGCTGCTCTGTGGGGCCGCGTGGGTCCTGGGCCTCACTGCATCATTGCCTACCTGGCTGTTCCAGAGGGTGGTCGTGGAGGAGGGGGCCGTGGGGGCCCCGGCCTGCCTCTTGCTCCTGAGCCCTGCCCAGGCCTCCTGCTACTTCAGCCTGCTGGGAGCCCTGGCCTTCCTGCCTTGTACGCTGGGGCTGGGCTGCTCTTTCGGCCACGTGGGCTGGCTCCTGCGGACACGGCCCCGTGGCCCCAGCGGGGAGAGCGTCCGGGAGCACCAGGAGAACGCAGGGCTCATCCTTGTGGTGCTGGTGGTCTTCGTGCTGATGTGGgggccctgctctgtgctgggctaCGTGGCAGCCGTGGGCGGCCTGCCTGCCACGCCGGGGGCTTTCGTGGCGTCCAGCCTCTGCACCATCCTGGCCTATTCCAACTGTGCCGTCAGCCCCATCCTCTGCTTCTACCTCTCCCGCCCCTTCCGGGCAGGGCTCAGGGACCTCTTCTGCAGGCCAAgggcagccaggcaccctgggggTGTGGGCGGGGCCGGTATGGTGATGGAGAGCATCCAGCCTGGCCTCAACCCAGGTCCCGGGAGGCCTCTGGGGTCTGGCGAGGGTCTGAGAAGATAG